A single Xiphias gladius isolate SHS-SW01 ecotype Sanya breed wild chromosome 22, ASM1685928v1, whole genome shotgun sequence DNA region contains:
- the sall3a gene encoding sal-like protein 3: MPNTERPTLLAGCQKITSKGIPERKSSSIASTDASSMSRRKQAKPQHLKSDEDPALAGVISEHARGDVLDDADSGNESRSGSEETHVCEKCCAEFFKWSDFCEHLKSCTKNPLVLIVNDNEDTPNSSQEYPTEPSPVPSCPSEQADSEDPREGNHSPVGEGDEVPETATLNGVNILEKEDEQMELELSPEKSMDPEERDVTSPEPPDGSLPQLNDVVPSTVTSYAMPSTNVTLETLHGTRVAVAQFSQSVRAAVGSGVSTMAIPMILDQLMALQQQQIHQLQLIEQIRSQVALMNRQSASQPALSHHHSNTAGSQGPVSSCVPPVASQLQLHNFITPPVHQLPVRLPATLGGQGSSPLTSAIEGPLSQTPQSGSQQSNSSIPNTSSNNSVFPQPSGTGLSSLIPSCSSSVTNNISTSSSVTGGGGISSSSALPRNSTTPPSLSHSSLLSSASSLPLIPHSSSSSVIFPNPLASIAATANALDPLSALMKHRKGKPPNVSVFDTKPSSEDPFFKHKCRFCAKVFGSDSALQIHLRSHTGERPYKCNICGNRFSTKGNLKVHFQRHKEKYPHIQMNPYPVPEYLDNVPTSSGIPYGMSLPPEKPVTTWLDSKPVLPTVPTSVGLQLPPTLPSMMGGFGESPSLTPLNRSPQRPSPPSSECASLSPNIVTDSGMTTTSPSPKPSLGSDAPPLLKPEGVLLPPSCSTRPGENTTTTTTVTQVVLSTTNTSTTSSSSGQVTEPITSPNSVSNPVTHPVLPMLSDQFKAKFPFGGLLDSMQTSETSKLQQLVENIDKKMTDPNQCVICHRVLSCQSALKMHYRIHTGERPFKCKICGRAFTTKGNLKTHFGVHRSKPPLRVQHSCPICQKKFTNAVVLQQHIRMHMGGQIPNTPVPESLQEMDTDLSFDEKSLDAMSNYDDDLLDEMEQAMDDEADLKEGEVDPSKPYSPGSSPPTSIMSSIAAMENQMKMIDSTANMTRSFGQKPMQNGSSFGGETDCFTADSLSAVGDAEGQSLGSPALSESSGSMQHLSPAHSHSESQRSKSPATLNNNNNSSAMTAEEGQENNSASLATVKSEKSETPSPLSATEGSGALDLTATQHGRHFIKEECHFNMLFLNRDRGLTSPNLASTASNMIKMEMNGHSKSVSLSDNSHLPVGIQVPAAAPQTTMSPSINPMLAPPPPRRTPKQHNCHSCGKNFSSASALQIHERTHTGEKPFACSICGRAFTTKGNLKVHMGTHMWNNAPARRGRRLSVENPMALLGGDAMKFSEMFQKDLAARAMNVDPGFWNQYAAAITNGLAMKNNEISVIQNGGINQLPVSLGGAGITSLGAMPGGMDRVHTGSSPPMTGMEKAGLEVGASRPFSRFMEENKEIGIN, translated from the exons CTCGAGGTGATGTGCTGGATGATGCCGACAGCGGGAATGAGAGCCGCAGCGGCAGTGAGGAGACCCATGTATGTGAGAAGTGTTGCGCTGAGTTCTTCAAGTGGTCAGACTTCTGTGAACATTTAAAGAGCTGCACCAAGAACCCCCTGGTGCTCATAGTGAATGACAATGAGGACACACCTAACTCGTCCCAGGAGTACCCTACAGAGCCCTCCCCTGTACCCAGCTGCCCTAGCGAGCAGGCTGACAGCGAGGACCCCAGGGAGGGCAACCACAGTCCTGTTGGTGAGGGGGATGAGGTCCCAGAGACAGCAACCTTAAATGGGGTCAATATCCTGGAAAAGGAGGACGAGCAGATGGAGCTGGAGCTTTCTCCTGAAAAAAGTATGGATCctgaagagagagatgtgaCATCCCCTGAGCCGCCAGACGGCTCCCTACCTCAGCTCAATGATGTCGTCCCCTCCACTGTTACAAGCTACGCCATGCCAAGCACCAATGTTACCTTGGAGACTTTACATGGCACCCGGGTTGCAGTTGCCCAATTTTCACAGAGTGTAAGGGCAGCAGTGGGCAGTGGGGTCTCCACCATGGCTATTCCCATGATCCTGGACCAGCTGATggccctgcagcagcagcagatacaCCAGCTGCAGCTGATAGAACAAATACGCAGTCAGGTGGCTCTGATGAACAGACAGTCTGCCTCACAGCCTGCTCTCAGTCACCATCACAGCAATACTGCTGGAAGCCAGGGGCCTGTATCGTCCTGTGTCCCCCCTGTCGCTAGTCAGCTTCAGCTACACAACTTCATCACCCCTCCTGTCCACCAGCTGCCTGTTAGGTTGCCGGCCACTCTCGGTGGTCAAGGCTCTTCACCCCTGACCTCAGCAATAGAAGGGCCTCTCTCTCAAACACCACAAAGTGGCAGTCAGCAGTCTAACTCTTCAATTCCTAACACATCCTCAAATAATTCGGTGTTTCCCCAGCCCAGTGGTACAGGATTGTCATCTCTAATTCCCTCCTGCTCATCCTCGGTTACAAACAACATTAGCACTAGTAGTAGTGTAACCGGAGGTGGTGGCATTAGCAGCAGCTCAGCTCTTCCCAGGAACTCCACCACCCCTCCCTCACTCAGCCACAGTAGCCTCCTGAGCTCTGCCTCCAGTCTACCGCTGATACCTCACAGCTCGTCCAGCAGTGTTATCTTCCCCAACCCTCTGGCCAGCATAGCAGCCACAGCCAATGCGCTCGACCCCCTCTCTGCTCTGATGAAGCACCGCAAGGGGAAGCCCCcgaatgtgtctgtgtttgacacTAAGCCCAGCTCTGAGGATCCCTTCTTCAAGCATAAGTGTCGGTTCTGCGCCAAGGTGTTTGGCAGTGACAGCGCCTTACAGATTCACCTGCGTTCCCACACTGGAGAGAGGCCCTACAAATGCAACATATGTGGCAACCGTTTCTCCACCAAGGGGAATCTGAAAGTCCACTTCCAGAGGCACAAAGAGAAATACCCACATATTCAGATGAACCCCTACCCTGTGCCAGAGTACCTGGACAATGTGCCCACAAGCTCAGGCATCCCTTATGGCATGTCTTTGCCCCCAGAAAAACCTGTAACCACATGGCTAGACAGCAAACCTGTCCTCCCCACTGTTCCCACCTCAGTCGGGCTCCAGCTGCCTCCCACACTGCCGAGTATGATGGGAGGTTTTGGTGAATCTCCAAGCCTCACTCCACTCAACAGGTCTCCTCAGAGGCCATCTCCACCCTCAAGCGAGTGTGCATCTTTGTCCCCTAATATTGTCACTGACTCTGGCATGACCACTACTTCACCGTCTCCAAAACCCAGCCTAGGGAGTGACGCACCTCCTCTGTTGAAACCCGAAGGTGTTCTCCTGCCCCCAAGCTGCTCTACTAGGCCAGGAgaaaacaccaccaccacaactaCAGTAACTCAAGTAGTCCTTTCCACTACCAACACCTCGACCACATCGTCCAGCAGTGGCCAGGTCACTGAACCCATCACTAGCCCCAACTCTGTTAGTAACCCTGTCACCCATCCTGTCCTTCCCATGCTCTCAGACCAGTTTAAGGCCAAGTTTCCCTTTGGCGGCCTCCTAGACTCTATGCAAACCTCAGAGACATCAAAGTTGCAGCAGCTGGTTGAAAATATTGACAAGAAGATGACTGACCCAAACCAATGTGTCATCTGTCATCGTGTCCTGAGCTGCCAGAGTGCTCTCAAGATGCACTACCGTATCCACACTGGTGAGAGGCCTTTCAAATGCAAGATATGTGGGCGGGCATTCACCACCAAGGgaaacctgaaaacacactttGGTGTCCATAGATCCAAACCCCCACTTCGGGTCCAGCACTCCTGCCCTATATGTCAGAAAAAGTTCACCAATGCCGTCGTTCTGCAGCAGCACATCCGTATGCACATGGGAGGGCAGATTCCTAACACCCCGGTCCCTGAAAGCCTGCAGGAGATGGACACTGACCTGTCCTTTGATGAGAAGAGCTTAGATGCAATGAGTAATTATGATGATGACCTTCTGGATGAAATGGAGCAGGCTATGGATGATGAAGCTGACTTAAAAGAGGGAGAAGTGGACCCATCTAAACCGTATTCACCTGGGAGCTCCCCACCAACTTCCATCATGTCCAGCATTGCTGCAATGGAGAACCAGATGAAGATGATCGACTCCACTGCCAACATGACCCGTTCGTTTGGTCAAAAGCCTATGCAGAACGGCAGCAGCTTTGGGGGAGAGACTGATTGCTTTACCGCTGATTCCCTGTCTGCAGTGGGGGATGCTGAAGGTCAAAGCTTGGGGAGCCCTGCTTTGTCAGAGTCCTCTGGCTCTATGCAGCATTTGTCCCCAGCTCACAGCCACTCTGAGAGCCAGCGATCCAAGTCCCCAGCTACActcaacaataataacaacagcagtGCCATGACAGCAGAGGAGGGCCAGGAGAACAATTCAGCTAGCTTGGCAACAGTAAAGTCGGAAAAATCAGAAACCCCATCTCCACTTTCTGCTACTGAAGGCAGCGGGGCCCTTGATCTGACTGCCACTCAACATGGCAGGCACTTTATCAAGGAGGAATGCCACTTCAACATGCTGTTTCTAAATAGGGatcgag GGCTGACTAGTCCCAATTTGGCCAGCACTGCATCAAACATgatcaaaatggaaatgaatggaCACAGCAAGTCGGTGTCTCTGAGCGACAACTCTCACCTGCCTGTCGGCATCCAGGTTCCTGCTGCAGCACCCCAGACCACCATGAGCCCCAGCATCAACCCCATGTTGGCCCCGCCGCCTCCGCGGCGCACTCCTAAGCAGCACAACTGCCACTCGTGTGGGAAGAATTTTTCTTCAGCCAGTGCTCTACAAATCcatgagcgcacacacactggGGAAAAACCTTTCGCCTGCTCTATTTGCGGGAGGGCTTTCACCACAAAGGGAAATCTGAAG GTTCACATGGGAACACACATGTGGAACAACGCTCCAGCCCGAAGGGGTCGGCGACTGTCTGTAGAGAATCCCATGGCCCTGCTAGGCGGTGATGCGATGAAGTTCAGCGAGATGTTCCAGAAGGATCTGGCGGCTCGGGCCATGAACGTCGATCCAGGCTTTTGGAACCAGTACGCAGCCGCCATCACTAACGGGCTGGCCATGAAAAACAATGAGATCTCTGTGATCCAGAATGGAGGCATCAACCAGCTGCCTGTCAGCCTCGGCGGTGCAGGAATCACTTCATTGGGAGCCATGCCTGGCGGAATGGACCGTGTTCACACGGGTAGCAGCCCTCCCATGACGGGTATGGAGAAGGCTGGTCTGGAGGTTGGAGCCAGCCGCCCCTTCTCCAGATTTATGGAGGAGAACAAAGAGATTGGGatcaattaa